From the Aerococcus viridans genome, the window AATGGAACGTTAACAACTACACCTGTTTCCATAGTAGCAGGTTTAGAACCACCTGAAGCAGTATCACCTTTGATACCAGGTTCTGTTTCTTTAACAACTAATTCAACTGTCTTAGGTAATTCAACACCTAATACCTCAGCACCAAAAGTGATGATTTTAACTTCCATGTTTTCTAACATGAATTTTAATTCGTCTTGGATTTGGTTTGCTGGAATTTCAGTTTGTTCATACGTTTCATTATCCATGAAGACGTGAGTATCGCCATCAGCGTATAAGTATTGCATGTCACGGTTTTCGATATGAGCAGTTTCTACTTTTTCACCTGCACGCCAAGTCTTATCTAATAATGCACCTGTACGTAAGTTTTTTAATTTCGAACGCACGAAAGCAGACCCTTTACCTGGTTTAACGTGTTGGAATTCTACAACACGGTATAAGTTACCATTATCTTGAATAGTTAAGCCTGTTTTAAAATCGTTTGTTGTAATCATATTTACATCTCCTAAAAAAATTTAATCATACCAAAATTATAACACATTAAAATGCATCCTGGCTCAAAAAGTCGGATGCATTCAATCATCTACGTAAAATTACACGATAATCAAGTGACGAGGAGCATGTGTCAGAACTTTATTCCCATCTTCTGTCAAAATGATGTCATCTTCAATACGAACCCCACCAATACCCTCTAAGTAGATGCCTGGTTCATTTGTAATAACAGTGTACTCTTTTAGTGGTTGTTTATTATGC encodes:
- the efp gene encoding elongation factor P translates to MITTNDFKTGLTIQDNGNLYRVVEFQHVKPGKGSAFVRSKLKNLRTGALLDKTWRAGEKVETAHIENRDMQYLYADGDTHVFMDNETYEQTEIPANQIQDELKFMLENMEVKIITFGAEVLGVELPKTVELVVKETEPGIKGDTASGGSKPATMETGVVVNVPFFVNAGDKLVINTSNGGEYISRA